The Cryptococcus deuterogattii R265 chromosome 3, complete sequence genome has a segment encoding these proteins:
- a CDS encoding endothelin-converting enzyme has product MAEPRASTDEESAPLLDTETDATTPSVFSRPNTTREKALAAISVLFLLLASLFIGLFAGAESSYKKEKGKHGSGGGGDWATVTETKTDTQTETVTATTTHVSQPTGTPAPSICLTPECVQLSASILTALNTSVDPCDDFYQFATGGWQASNSIPEDRGLYGAFNEVSDNNKKLILKVLGSISDEKPGKDATVDERNLAKLKAVYTSCMDIDTLNDIGEKPLIDLVEHVLDIFGEFDVSPYVDNGLANVEPYEGAYDETYRLPDELIAAAAKVEEIKELKKAALTPDAKREKAELEFILNEVDEARRHKLTKTLAWLHSRGVQGLVNFAIEGDAGGEDSQIQSLWLYQAQGGLPSKEYYDEAPILDLYHSVIHDILTELAKHTSAEQEKRGWVEDLVAVAMEEELIGDESWPWPWPGKGGDGGDDDHRHPPHEPIDKRMDKLASQVLKFEKDLVKAGADPEYLYNPHYAYNPYSTSAVSHALPFLDIPTYLSTFAPRTFPENITVTYPPYLNAVTKLVEQTPDEVLSGYFVTRLALTYADALGPKTEVKKSFRRLQEVLKGIKPGTEENRQDVCLAWVDDIVGFIAGREFVREAFSPEAKSEGERIIRSIVSAFHAKLPHISWMDEESAAAAQKKAEAIIPKVGYPLLPDTTKPESLESWYARVDIDKEDFFGNVLRSSVVEESRVWLSLGRRRSRDSWEMYPQTVNAYYSPPDGEIVFPAGILQPPFYSLSWPAHLRYGAFGAVAAHELTHAFDNSGSQYDEKGRLRDWWTKKTVEDFEKRAQCVAKQYSKYWVYDAEGKKVFVNGNLTNGEDIADSGLAQAYTAWKSSIPDGSSSERLPGLDYSDEQLFFIAFARVWAQLIRPATAVSRIRTDPHSPPYWRTMGTLRNLEAFHKAWGCKAGTGMNPPKEEQCELW; this is encoded by the exons ATGGCAGAGCCACGGGCTTCCACTGATGAAG AGAGTgcccctcttcttgataCTGAAACCGACGCAACAACACCTTCAGTTTTTTCTCGCCCCAACACAACCAGAGAAAAGGCCCTAGCAGCTATTTCTGTGCTTTTCCTACTTTTGGCCAGTCTCTTTATCGGTCTCTTTGCTGGTGCTGAAAGCTCTtacaagaaggagaagggcaaACATGGCAGCGGTGGTGGCGGTGACTGGGCAACCGTGACCGAGACCAAGACTGACACCCAAACTGAGACTGTCACGGCGACGACTACTCATGTTAGTCAGCCTACCGGGACTCCTGCACCT TCCATCTGCCTCACCCCCGAATGTGTTCAACTTTCTGCGTCTATCCTCACAGCACTCAATACTTCTGTCGACCCTTGTGATGATTTCTACCAGTTTGCTACTGGTGGTTGGCAGGCATCTAACTCTATCCCTGAGGATAGAGGCTTGTACGGTGCCTTCAACGAAGTCTCGGACAACAACAAGAAGTTGATCCTCAAAGTGCTTGGCTCTATTTCGGATGAGAAGCCTGGTAAGGATGCCACTGTTGACGAGAGGAATCTCGCCAAGCTCAAGGCCGTTTACACCAGCTGCATGGACATT GACACTCTCAACGACATTGGTGAGAAACCCCTCATCGACCTTGTTGAGCATGTTCTTGATATTTTCGGCGAATTTGATGTCTCTCCTTACGTCGACAATGGTCTCGCAAACGTCGAGCCTTACGAAGGTGCCTATGACGAAACTTACAGACTCCCAGACGAGCTTATTGCAGCCGCCGcgaaggttgaggagatcAAAGAGCTCAAAAAGGCTGCATTAACCCCTGATGCTAAAAGGGAGAAAGCGGAGCTCGAATTCATTCTAAACGAAGTTGATGAGGCAAGGAGGCACAAGCTTACCAAAACTCTTGCCTGGCTTCATTCTCGAG GTGTTCAGGGCCTGGTCAACTTTGCGATTGAGGGTGATGCTGGAGGCGAAGACTCTCAGATTCAAAGTCTTTGGCTCTATCAGGCCCAAGGCGGCCTTCCTTCAAAGGAGTACTATGACGAAGCCCCTATTCTTGACCTGTATCACTCTGTCATCCACGATATCCTCACTGAGCTAGCCAAGCATACTTCTGCCGAACAGGAGAAGCGTGGATGGGTGGAAGACCTTGTCGCTGTCGCTatggaggaggagttgATAGGTGATGAGTCATGGCCTTGGCCCTGGCCAGGAAAGGGCGGcgatggtggagatgacgaCCATCGTCACCCTCCTCATGAACCCATCGACAAGAGGATGGACAAGCTCGCAAGTCAGGTATTGAAGTTTGAAAAAGACCTCGTCAAGGCAGGCGCGGACCCTGAGTACTTGTACAATCCCCATTACGCGTATAACCCATACTCTACTTCTGCCGTTTCCCATGcgcttcccttccttgaTATCCCGACATATCTCTCTACTTTTGCCCCCAGGACTTTTCCCGAAAACATCACTGTGACATACCCTCCATATCTCAATGCTGTCACGAAATTGGTTGAGCAAACGCCTGACGAGGTTCTGTCTGGCTACTTTGTCACTCGTCTTGCGTTAACTTACGCGGACGCTCTCGGGCCCAAGACTGAGGTGAAGAAAAGTTTCAGAAGGTTGCAGGAGGTTCTGAAAGGTATTAAGCCCGGTACCGAAGAGAATCGTCAGGATGTTTGCTTGGCCTGGGTTGATGATATCGTTGGTTTCATCGCCGGTCGCGAATTTGTCCGCGAAGCCTTCTCGCCTGAAGCCAAGTCTGAGGGTGAGCGTATCATCCGATCCATCGTTTCTGCTTTCCACGCCAAGCTTCCTCACATCTCATGGATGGACGAGGAGTCTGCTGCGGCTGctcagaagaaggcggaggCTATCATCCCCAAGGTTGGATACCCTCTCTTGCCAGACACTACCAAGCCTGAGAGCTTGGAGTCTTGGTATGCTCGAGTGGACATAGATAAGGAGGACTTCTTCGGCAATGTACTCAGGTCTTCCGTGGTGGAAGAGTCTAGAGTTTGGTTGAGCTTGGGTAGGAGAAGGAGTAGAGACTCTTGGGAG ATGTACCCTCAAA CTGTCAACGCCTATTACTCTCCTCCTGATGGTGAAATAGTGTTCCCCGCCGGTATCCTTCAACCGCCCTTCTACTCTCTTTCTTGGCCTGCACACTTACGATATGGCGCTTTTGGAGCTGTTGCCGCTCATGAGCTGACTCACGCCTTTGACAACTCCGGTTCTCAATACGATGAGAAAG GACGACTCAGGGATTGGTGGACTAAGAAGACTGTAGAGGACTTTGAAAAGCGTGCACAATGTGTTGCCAAGCAGTACTCCAAGTACTGGGTATATGATGCTGAGGGTAAGAAGGTGTTTGTAAATGGCAAC CTCACTAATGGAGAGG ACATCGCCGACTCTGGTCTTGCCCAGGCCTACACTGCCTGGAAGTCCTCTATCCCTGATGGCTCCTCATCAGAACGACTCCCTGGTCTTGATTACTCCGATGaacagctcttcttcatcgcctttgCTCGTGTCTGGGCTCAACTTATTCGACCTGCCACCGCCGTCTCGAGGATTAGGACCGatcctcactctcctccttaTTGGAGAACAATGGGTACGTTGAGGAACTTGGAGGCATTTCATAAGGCTTGGGGTTGCAAAGCGGGCACTGGT ATGAATCCTcccaaggaagaacaatGCGAGCTATGGTAA
- a CDS encoding NAD(P)H:quinone oxidoreductase type IV, producing the protein MSDVKKPVIIVAFYSTYGHISALAEEVIKGVESTGAIVKPYFIQETLSAEILEKMYAGSSLKPKYPIITPNDLVEADGIIFGAPTRYGRLPAQVSAFFDQTGGLWAKGALVGKFVSLFTSAAGQHSGHESTAISSFPFFAHQGLVYVPIGYSEPSVGNVDELSGGSPYGSSTVAASDGHLQPTAKDLRIAAHQGKYFADFVATFVRGKNVA; encoded by the exons AT GTCTGACGTCAAGAAGCCTGTTATCATCGTTGCCTTCTACTCTACTTATGGCCACATCTCTGCTCTCGCTGAGGAGGTCATCAAGGGTGTGGAGTCTACTGGCGCCATCGTTAAGCCTTACTTCAT TCAGGAGACTCTTTCCGCTGAAATCCTTGAGAAG ATGTACGCTGGCTCTTCATTGAAGCCCAAGTACCCTATCATCACCCCCAACGACCTTGTTGAGGCGGACGGTATCATCTTCGGTGCCCCTACCCGATACGGCCGACTCCCCGCTCAGGTCTCTGCTTTCTTCGACCAGACCGGTGGTCTCTGGGCCAAGGGCGCCCTCGTTGGCAAGTTT gtctctctcttcacctCTGCTGCCGGTCAGCACTCTGGTCACGAG TCCACTGCCATCTCCagcttccccttcttcgcccacCAGGGTCTCGTATACGTCCCAATCGGCTACTCTGAACCCTCTGTTGGTAACGTTGACGAGCTTTCTGGCGGTTCTCCGTACGGAAGCTCTACAGTGGCTGCGTCAGACGGCCACTTGCAGCCCACTGCTAAGGACCTTAGGATCGCCGCCCACCAGGGCAAG TACTTTGCCGATTTCGTTGCCACCTTCGTAAGGGGCAAGAACGTTGCTTAG